In a genomic window of Candidatus Omnitrophota bacterium:
- the tatC gene encoding twin-arginine translocase subunit TatC: MPEQPFLEHLEELRRRLLFCLLVLILASCLVYSQMDRILAVLVEPVGQLVFLGPAEAFLARLKLAVLGGFILGVPVWTWQLWRFVLPGLRPSETRAIAGLLPATVLFFYMGAAFSYWIVLPVGLDFLLSFGSERVVPMISIGNYFGFVGLMALIFGFAFQMPLLLLASVRAGVLRLEQLLAARRYVILGSFVLGAVLTPPDVVTQVLMGGCLIALYEASLLLIRFTGGRIHEKPVEAVCRDD; encoded by the coding sequence ATGCCGGAACAGCCGTTTTTGGAGCATCTCGAGGAATTGCGCAGGCGTTTACTATTCTGCCTGCTGGTGCTAATCTTAGCGAGTTGTCTTGTTTACTCCCAAATGGATCGCATCCTTGCGGTCTTAGTTGAGCCTGTTGGCCAGCTTGTGTTTTTGGGTCCTGCCGAGGCCTTTTTGGCGCGCCTTAAGTTGGCGGTCTTGGGAGGCTTCATCCTGGGCGTCCCTGTGTGGACATGGCAATTGTGGCGTTTTGTTTTGCCCGGCCTCCGGCCTTCGGAGACCCGGGCCATTGCAGGTCTGCTCCCTGCCACGGTGCTTTTCTTTTATATGGGAGCTGCTTTTTCATATTGGATTGTGTTGCCGGTCGGTTTGGATTTTCTCCTGAGTTTCGGGTCGGAGCGGGTCGTACCCATGATCTCGATCGGCAATTATTTTGGATTTGTGGGTTTGATGGCCCTGATCTTCGGGTTTGCATTTCAAATGCCATTGCTGCTGTTGGCGTCTGTTCGGGCAGGAGTTTTGAGATTGGAGCAACTGCTCGCAGCCCGGCGCTATGTGATTCTCGGCAGTTTTGTGTTGGGTGCGGTGCTCACACCCCCGGATGTGGTGACTCAAGTCTTGATGGGGGGGTGTCTGATTGCTTTGTACGAAGCGAGCCTGCTGCTGATCCGCTTCACGGGCGGGCGTATTCACGAAAAACCCGTAGAAGCTGTTTGCCGGGATGACTGA
- the panB gene encoding 3-methyl-2-oxobutanoate hydroxymethyltransferase yields MSNAMSKITITQLQQMKQRGEKITALTAYDFVTAALLERAGVDIALVGDSLGMVALGYESTVPVTLREMIHHCKAVRRATHNAFVIGDMPFLSYQVSPEEAVRNAGRFIKEGGCDAVKIEGGLEAVPAVAALTRAGMAVMGHVGLTPQSAVRMGGYRVQGRDEDSAQRILDAALALEQAGCVLMVLEAVPEDLAARVTEALEIPTLGIGAGVHCDGQVLVLPDLLGLGSGPVPKFVKKYANLGDQAVDAIERFCAEVKGGEFPTDAHSYHSTRSDRTRTSSSG; encoded by the coding sequence ATGAGCAATGCCATGAGCAAAATAACCATAACGCAACTCCAACAGATGAAGCAGCGCGGGGAAAAGATTACTGCTCTGACAGCCTATGATTTTGTCACGGCTGCGCTCCTGGAAAGAGCAGGTGTGGACATTGCTTTGGTCGGGGATTCCCTCGGTATGGTCGCCTTGGGCTATGAGTCTACTGTTCCTGTAACGCTGCGGGAGATGATTCATCACTGCAAAGCAGTGCGCCGCGCGACGCACAATGCCTTTGTGATCGGGGATATGCCCTTTCTCAGTTATCAAGTGAGCCCCGAAGAAGCCGTGCGCAATGCCGGGCGCTTTATCAAGGAGGGGGGCTGTGATGCGGTCAAGATCGAAGGCGGACTGGAAGCTGTGCCGGCAGTGGCTGCTTTGACACGCGCCGGCATGGCGGTGATGGGACATGTGGGCCTCACACCGCAGTCTGCGGTTCGAATGGGCGGTTACCGTGTGCAGGGCAGGGATGAAGATTCGGCGCAGAGAATTCTGGACGCGGCCCTGGCTCTGGAGCAAGCCGGTTGTGTGTTGATGGTTCTGGAGGCTGTGCCCGAGGACTTGGCTGCCCGCGTAACAGAGGCCTTGGAGATTCCGACCCTCGGGATTGGGGCCGGAGTTCACTGCGACGGCCAGGTTTTGGTGTTACCCGATTTACTGGGGTTGGGTTCGGGGCCGGTTCCCAAGTTCGTCAAGAAGTACGCGAATCTGGGCGATCAGGCCGTGGACGCCATTGAACGCTTTTGCGCGGAGGTCAAAGGAGGGGAGTTTCCTACGGATGCTCACTCCTATCACTCCACGCGTTCGGACCGGACACGCACAAGCTCTTCCGGCTAG
- a CDS encoding bifunctional 5,10-methylenetetrahydrofolate dehydrogenase/5,10-methenyltetrahydrofolate cyclohydrolase, with protein sequence MTAAQLLDGRKHAEKIVERLAQEHRQLVKNGNPLSLAVLVANDHPASEIYLEAQKKKAAAIGIEHRIIRVDPKSTSQQIESEIRFLNEDPQTTGIMVQLPLPKNLDPRRIASKIHPFKDVEGMHPENLGRHAGAKASLVSPTATAVIELIRVSGKELEGCEAVVVGASELVGKPVGLFLINRLATLTYCHEATDKAGRLQDHVQRAEVLVVCVGKPGLIPGAWIRQGAVVVDVGTNRVDGKIVGDIDFETAVERASWITPVPGGVGPLTTVSLMQNVFRAYRLQSEAEGDMI encoded by the coding sequence ATGACTGCGGCACAACTCTTGGATGGCAGAAAGCATGCTGAGAAGATTGTCGAACGTTTGGCCCAAGAACACCGCCAACTCGTCAAAAACGGAAATCCGTTGAGTTTGGCGGTGTTGGTGGCCAATGATCATCCTGCGTCGGAGATTTATCTGGAGGCCCAGAAGAAGAAAGCCGCGGCTATCGGTATTGAGCACCGGATTATTCGTGTGGATCCCAAGTCGACATCGCAGCAGATTGAATCCGAAATCCGGTTCCTCAATGAGGACCCGCAGACCACAGGCATTATGGTGCAGTTGCCCTTGCCCAAAAACTTGGATCCTCGCCGCATTGCCTCGAAGATTCATCCCTTTAAGGATGTGGAGGGGATGCACCCGGAGAACCTGGGCCGCCATGCCGGAGCCAAGGCCTCTTTGGTATCCCCCACAGCCACGGCCGTGATCGAACTGATCCGTGTATCCGGTAAGGAACTTGAAGGCTGTGAGGCGGTGGTTGTCGGTGCGAGTGAATTAGTGGGCAAACCGGTGGGATTGTTCTTGATCAACCGGTTGGCCACACTCACCTACTGCCATGAAGCCACGGATAAGGCCGGCCGTTTGCAAGACCATGTGCAGCGCGCGGAGGTTCTGGTGGTGTGTGTGGGCAAGCCGGGTTTAATCCCGGGCGCGTGGATTCGGCAGGGCGCAGTGGTGGTGGATGTGGGAACCAACCGCGTGGACGGTAAGATTGTGGGGGATATTGATTTCGAGACTGCGGTGGAGCGCGCTTCGTGGATTACACCGGTTCCCGGAGGGGTGGGGCCTTTGACCACGGTTTCACTTATGCAGAATGTTTTTAGAGCCTATCGCTTGCAGTCCGAAGCCGAGGGGGACATGATTTGA
- a CDS encoding cyclodeaminase/cyclohydrolase family protein — protein MEQIGNTGPSPGGGSAAAASAALAMALLSMVLGISLEKLPKSSVRVKRLRPAIRQSNALVKGLLRLADADAKSYQAYLTAKKRGTKARQAALKKLIEMPTSLYEACCAGLKICGSAAQSIQPSLLSDLVISGELLDAAAKGAIMLIAVNAPRGKTQTSVLRKQLLELKKNTRLEIRQASKRNRPK, from the coding sequence GTGGAGCAGATCGGCAATACCGGGCCCAGTCCGGGCGGCGGGAGCGCCGCTGCTGCGAGCGCGGCCCTGGCAATGGCCTTATTGAGTATGGTGCTGGGTATTTCCCTTGAGAAATTGCCCAAGAGCTCGGTGCGCGTGAAGCGGTTGCGGCCTGCGATCCGCCAATCCAATGCGCTGGTCAAAGGTCTCCTGCGTCTGGCTGACGCGGACGCGAAGTCCTACCAAGCCTATTTGACGGCCAAGAAGCGGGGGACCAAGGCCCGGCAAGCGGCGCTCAAAAAGCTCATCGAAATGCCCACGTCTCTTTACGAGGCTTGTTGCGCCGGGCTCAAAATTTGCGGCAGCGCAGCCCAGTCCATCCAGCCCAGTCTGCTTTCTGATCTGGTGATTTCCGGGGAACTCCTTGATGCCGCGGCCAAGGGGGCCATTATGTTGATTGCCGTGAACGCCCCGCGCGGCAAGACGCAGACGTCGGTTCTGAGAAAACAATTATTGGAGCTCAAGAAGAATACCCGCCTGGAGATTCGCCAGGCCTCAAAAAGGAATCGTCCCAAGTGA
- a CDS encoding YraN family protein produces the protein MRAGETGETLAASLLKKRGYRLVERRYRTALGEIDLIGWDGQTLCFIEVKSRRSLRAGRGFESVDRRKRRRLARCALYYLTRKGLADQPARFDVVSVDWVQGPENPPEIQLIQNAFELEPEA, from the coding sequence CTGCGCGCCGGAGAGACCGGAGAGACGCTGGCTGCCAGTCTACTGAAAAAACGCGGGTATCGTCTCGTGGAGCGCCGGTACCGCACGGCCCTGGGTGAAATTGATCTCATCGGCTGGGACGGGCAGACTCTCTGTTTTATTGAGGTCAAATCCCGGCGCAGCCTGCGGGCAGGCCGGGGCTTCGAATCCGTGGACCGTAGAAAGCGTCGACGTCTCGCGCGATGCGCTTTATACTATTTAACTCGTAAGGGTTTAGCGGATCAGCCGGCCCGTTTTGATGTGGTGAGTGTGGATTGGGTTCAGGGGCCGGAGAACCCGCCTGAAATCCAGCTCATCCAGAACGCCTTTGAGTTGGAACCGGAGGCTTGA
- a CDS encoding ribonuclease HII, producing MKSRLWSKTEGFIAGVDEAGRGPLAGPVVAAAVVLPERPLRCRVDDSKKLSARMRELAYEELLDRAHCSVGIVSEALIDRLNIFQASVLAMELAVLSLSLEPDLVLVDGPIRLDLLDLSCRVDSVIGGDAKYLPIAAASVVAKVTRDRIMQDYDLQYPAYGFAKHKGYPTAAHLSALSENGITPIHRKTFGICRELARRPRPVSMMCT from the coding sequence CTGAAAAGCAGGCTGTGGTCCAAAACTGAGGGCTTCATTGCCGGTGTGGATGAAGCGGGCCGGGGCCCATTGGCCGGTCCGGTGGTGGCCGCGGCTGTTGTTCTTCCTGAGCGCCCCCTGCGATGCCGTGTAGATGACTCCAAGAAGCTCAGCGCCCGCATGCGCGAGCTGGCCTACGAGGAACTGCTGGACCGGGCGCATTGCAGTGTGGGGATCGTCAGTGAGGCCTTGATCGATCGCCTCAATATTTTTCAGGCCTCGGTGCTTGCCATGGAATTGGCGGTGCTGAGCCTCAGTTTAGAGCCGGATCTGGTGCTTGTGGATGGCCCGATCCGGCTTGACCTTCTGGACCTTTCTTGCCGGGTGGATTCCGTGATCGGGGGGGATGCCAAGTACCTGCCGATCGCCGCAGCTTCTGTTGTGGCCAAGGTCACCCGGGACCGCATCATGCAGGATTACGATCTGCAGTATCCCGCCTATGGTTTTGCCAAGCATAAGGGATACCCGACCGCGGCGCATTTGAGTGCGCTCAGCGAGAATGGTATCACTCCTATTCACCGAAAGACCTTTGGGATCTGCAGGGAATTGGCCCGCAGACCCCGGCCGGTCTCCATGATGTGCACTTGA
- the rplS gene encoding 50S ribosomal protein L19, with protein MDIIRELENEATQREWPDFGVGDTIKVWVRIKEGDKTRLQPYEGLVIKRKGSGIGETFTVRRLAYGVGVEKVFPLHSPVLEKIEIRRLGRVRRAKLYFLRGKIGKAARIAERKEYGSGEKTKTQGTKETQSAADSVESSEKQAVVQN; from the coding sequence ATGGATATAATTAGAGAACTCGAGAACGAAGCGACCCAGCGCGAGTGGCCGGACTTTGGGGTAGGCGACACCATCAAGGTTTGGGTACGGATCAAGGAAGGGGACAAGACCCGTCTTCAGCCTTACGAAGGACTGGTAATCAAACGCAAGGGTTCGGGAATTGGGGAAACCTTTACGGTCCGGCGCCTGGCTTATGGTGTCGGCGTTGAAAAGGTCTTTCCGCTGCATTCGCCGGTTCTTGAGAAGATCGAAATCCGGCGTCTCGGCCGGGTCCGGAGAGCCAAGCTTTACTTCCTCAGAGGGAAGATAGGTAAGGCGGCCCGTATTGCCGAACGCAAGGAGTACGGCTCTGGCGAAAAGACAAAGACCCAAGGCACCAAGGAAACGCAGTCTGCTGCAGACTCAGTGGAGTCGTCTGAAAAGCAGGCTGTGGTCCAAAACTGA
- the trmD gene encoding tRNA (guanosine(37)-N1)-methyltransferase TrmD yields MRFDVLTLFPRMFDGILGESILKRAIEAGLIQVEVHDLRFWSADKHHKVDDKPYGGGPGMVMRPEPLFAAVEELQKRVTKDMEQRSHVVLVSPQGERFTQKVAARLAEKPNLLLICGHYEGVDQRAIDVLVDEEISIGDVVLTGGEIPAMALVDGVARLLPGVLGDESSTQDESFSEGRLEYPHYTRPAEFRGMNVPGTLISGDHSRVARWRSRAAFTRTLQRRPDLLL; encoded by the coding sequence GTGCGCTTTGATGTTTTAACCCTTTTCCCCCGCATGTTTGACGGGATCTTGGGGGAATCCATATTAAAGAGGGCCATTGAGGCGGGGCTCATCCAGGTTGAGGTGCATGATTTGCGCTTTTGGAGTGCGGATAAGCATCATAAAGTGGATGACAAGCCCTATGGCGGCGGGCCCGGCATGGTGATGCGGCCTGAACCTCTTTTTGCTGCGGTAGAGGAGCTCCAAAAGCGCGTCACAAAGGACATGGAGCAGCGCAGCCATGTGGTGCTTGTCTCCCCCCAGGGAGAGCGCTTCACGCAAAAGGTTGCGGCAAGACTTGCCGAAAAGCCGAATTTGTTGCTGATATGCGGGCACTATGAAGGTGTGGACCAGCGAGCGATTGATGTTTTGGTCGACGAGGAAATCTCCATCGGCGATGTGGTCTTGACCGGGGGGGAGATTCCGGCCATGGCCCTGGTCGACGGTGTGGCGCGGCTTCTTCCGGGTGTCTTGGGGGATGAAAGCTCCACCCAGGATGAGTCGTTTTCAGAAGGGCGGCTGGAATACCCGCATTACACGAGGCCGGCCGAATTCCGAGGAATGAATGTGCCCGGGACATTGATCTCCGGAGATCATAGCCGGGTTGCCCGCTGGCGCAGCAGAGCCGCGTTTACACGGACTTTGCAGCGAAGACCGGACTTACTACTGTAG
- the rpsP gene encoding 30S ribosomal protein S16, protein MAVRLRLMRMGAKNRPHSKIVATDSRSPRSGRFLEEIGIYDPSLKVPLLQVNRERVEYWLSVGAQPSDTVRSLLKKEGIKA, encoded by the coding sequence ATGGCAGTACGCCTGAGATTGATGCGCATGGGGGCAAAGAACAGACCACACTCCAAGATTGTGGCAACGGATTCGCGAAGCCCCCGCAGCGGGCGCTTTCTTGAAGAGATCGGTATTTATGATCCCAGCCTCAAGGTGCCCCTCCTGCAGGTCAACAGAGAGCGCGTGGAGTATTGGCTGAGTGTGGGTGCTCAGCCTTCGGATACGGTTCGCTCTCTGCTGAAAAAAGAGGGCATCAAGGCCTAG
- the murA gene encoding UDP-N-acetylglucosamine 1-carboxyvinyltransferase — MDKLVIDGGLPLKGSLQVSGAKNAALPILAATLLGDGPSEISGVPDLRDVRTMVSILKAIGAKADWDGDTIRVDASGINEGTAPYELVKTMRASFCVLGPLLARLGWAKVSMPGGCVIGSRPVDLHLKGLRALGADLRIEHGYVVARAHRLIGSRIYLGGGFGSSVLATANVLMAAVRAEGTTLIENAACEPEIADLADFLIKMGARVWGHGTPIIQVEGVQKLAGAKHRVIADRIEAATYLIAGAITQGEVTVQGARTDHLGAVLDKLRQVGVSVEDGENFIRVKSYPKIYPVDVTTLAFPGFPTDLQAQMTALLCLADGISVVTEKIYPDRFMHLSELARMGADIREEGASAIIRGVHHLSGAPVMASDLRASAALILAGLVAEGRTEVFRVYHLDRGYERVEEKLAALGAHVWREKDETFTTGSMGAPQSEAAQEESRR; from the coding sequence ATGGACAAGCTAGTCATTGACGGCGGATTACCTCTGAAGGGAAGTCTGCAGGTCAGCGGCGCCAAAAATGCGGCCTTGCCGATTCTGGCGGCGACTCTGTTGGGAGACGGCCCCTCGGAGATCAGCGGGGTCCCCGATCTGAGAGATGTGCGCACGATGGTCTCGATTCTGAAGGCCATTGGAGCAAAAGCGGATTGGGACGGGGACACGATTCGTGTCGATGCCTCCGGCATCAATGAAGGCACTGCGCCCTACGAATTGGTCAAGACCATGCGCGCCTCCTTCTGTGTTTTGGGCCCTTTATTGGCCCGGCTGGGATGGGCTAAGGTGTCGATGCCCGGAGGTTGTGTGATTGGGTCCCGGCCAGTGGACCTGCACCTCAAAGGCTTACGGGCTTTGGGTGCGGACTTGCGGATCGAACACGGTTATGTGGTGGCGCGTGCGCACCGCTTGATCGGCAGTCGAATTTATCTGGGCGGGGGTTTTGGTTCCTCGGTGTTGGCGACGGCCAATGTCTTGATGGCTGCAGTCAGAGCCGAAGGCACAACCCTCATTGAAAACGCAGCGTGCGAGCCCGAGATCGCGGACCTGGCTGATTTTCTCATCAAAATGGGGGCGCGGGTTTGGGGTCACGGCACTCCGATCATTCAGGTGGAAGGCGTTCAGAAGCTTGCAGGGGCCAAACACCGGGTGATCGCCGATCGCATTGAGGCGGCGACCTACCTGATTGCCGGTGCGATTACACAGGGCGAGGTGACCGTTCAAGGGGCGCGCACAGATCATTTGGGAGCGGTCCTCGATAAACTGAGACAGGTAGGTGTCTCGGTGGAGGACGGAGAAAATTTTATCCGGGTCAAAAGTTACCCGAAGATCTATCCGGTCGATGTGACAACCTTGGCTTTTCCCGGGTTTCCGACCGATCTCCAGGCCCAGATGACCGCGCTGCTTTGTTTGGCGGACGGCATCAGCGTTGTCACTGAAAAGATTTATCCGGACCGCTTCATGCATTTGAGTGAGCTGGCCCGCATGGGAGCGGATATTCGCGAAGAGGGGGCCAGTGCTATTATTCGCGGGGTTCACCACTTGAGCGGGGCCCCGGTGATGGCTTCGGATTTGCGTGCGAGTGCCGCTCTGATCTTGGCCGGGTTGGTGGCCGAAGGGCGGACCGAGGTGTTTCGCGTTTACCACTTGGATCGTGGTTATGAACGCGTTGAAGAGAAGTTGGCGGCCCTTGGAGCCCATGTTTGGCGGGAGAAGGATGAGACCTTCACCACGGGCAGCATGGGCGCTCCTCAATCTGAGGCCGCCCAGGAAGAATCAAGGAGATAA
- the prmC gene encoding peptide chain release factor N(5)-glutamine methyltransferase, with the protein MIALASTLLEIQERLQAAGLAAREARTDAEWMLCELSGCTRASLYTHFPKLSEAQQAQLDHWVQQRSERRPLQYVLGRATFRDLDLEVNEAVLVPRPETEQLVDLVLEIYAPGRAGALKIADVGTGSGALGLSLTKIYGNCRMFCLEISPAALEVARRNAAREGLSRRISFLEGDLLQPLETVHCADPAGKLDLIVSNPPYLTTAEWVCAAPELHFEPRVALDAGEDGLNALRRLVAEAPAFLKPGAWLLLEIGCDQGAALLAWAKQFSDWSRVRVQRDWAGRDRFFLAQNQA; encoded by the coding sequence GTGATCGCCTTGGCCTCCACTCTCCTAGAGATACAGGAACGCTTGCAGGCGGCCGGCTTGGCCGCTCGTGAAGCGCGCACGGATGCGGAGTGGATGCTTTGTGAGTTGAGCGGATGCACCCGGGCGTCGCTCTACACCCATTTCCCGAAGCTTTCGGAGGCGCAGCAGGCGCAGCTGGATCATTGGGTGCAGCAGCGTTCTGAGAGACGCCCCCTGCAGTATGTTTTGGGCCGGGCGACTTTCCGGGATCTCGACCTGGAGGTTAATGAGGCAGTTCTCGTGCCCAGGCCTGAGACTGAGCAACTCGTAGATCTGGTCCTGGAGATCTATGCTCCCGGGCGGGCGGGGGCTCTCAAAATTGCGGATGTGGGCACAGGTTCAGGGGCTTTGGGCCTAAGTTTGACAAAGATTTACGGCAATTGTAGAATGTTCTGCCTGGAAATCAGCCCTGCGGCCTTGGAAGTGGCCCGGCGCAACGCAGCCCGAGAAGGGCTCTCTCGCCGTATCTCCTTTCTTGAAGGAGATTTACTTCAGCCTCTTGAAACGGTGCATTGTGCGGATCCAGCCGGGAAGCTGGATCTCATTGTCTCCAATCCGCCGTATTTGACCACTGCGGAGTGGGTGTGTGCCGCACCGGAGCTGCATTTTGAGCCGCGAGTGGCTTTGGACGCAGGGGAAGACGGTCTCAATGCCTTGAGGCGGCTGGTTGCTGAGGCGCCGGCATTTCTCAAGCCCGGAGCTTGGCTGCTTCTCGAGATCGGATGCGATCAAGGAGCCGCTTTACTCGCTTGGGCAAAGCAGTTTTCTGATTGGAGTCGTGTTCGCGTCCAGCGCGACTGGGCTGGACGCGATCGTTTTTTTCTGGCGCAAAACCAAGCTTAG
- the prfA gene encoding peptide chain release factor 1, producing MSQPSPVRRKANSLAERYRELEARLADPEVTGNPNAYQKCAKELSSLKGIMEAVRQLENLESELANLAEVSKDSSAEEELRTMARGELEDVQERCDVLEAKLEEMILGEEEGINRNCIVEIRAGTGGEEAALFANDLYRMYSKLAAARHWKVEPISFSPSEVGGAKEVVFSLIGEGAFGALRFESGVHRVQRVPATEASGRIHTSAATVAVLPEAEELDVEIKPHDLRVDVYRSSGPGGQGVNTTDSAVRLTHLPTGLVVTCQDERSQIKNKAKAMRVMRSRLLDRMQREQEKDISQQRRKFVGSGDRSEKIRTYNYPERRVTDHRIGLTVHRLEEVLEGDLDEFLAGLQERYREARLAEEAQKQS from the coding sequence TTGAGCCAGCCCTCTCCGGTTCGCAGAAAGGCCAACTCTCTTGCAGAGCGTTACCGTGAGCTGGAGGCCCGGCTTGCCGATCCCGAAGTGACGGGCAATCCCAACGCGTATCAGAAATGCGCCAAGGAGTTGTCTTCACTCAAGGGGATTATGGAGGCCGTGCGCCAGTTGGAGAATCTGGAGTCGGAACTCGCCAATCTGGCGGAGGTCTCAAAGGATTCTTCTGCAGAAGAAGAGTTGCGGACCATGGCCCGGGGAGAACTCGAAGATGTGCAGGAAAGATGTGATGTCCTTGAAGCCAAGCTCGAGGAGATGATCCTTGGGGAGGAAGAGGGTATCAATCGCAACTGTATTGTCGAGATTCGCGCGGGCACCGGCGGGGAAGAAGCAGCGCTTTTTGCCAACGACCTTTATCGCATGTACTCGAAGCTGGCCGCAGCCCGGCACTGGAAGGTTGAACCCATCAGTTTCAGTCCCTCTGAAGTGGGCGGGGCTAAGGAAGTGGTTTTCTCTCTGATTGGGGAAGGGGCCTTTGGCGCACTGCGTTTTGAAAGCGGGGTGCACCGCGTACAGCGTGTACCTGCAACAGAGGCCTCGGGCCGCATTCATACTTCTGCGGCAACGGTGGCGGTTTTGCCGGAAGCCGAGGAATTGGATGTCGAGATCAAGCCCCATGACCTGCGAGTGGATGTTTACCGTTCCTCGGGTCCGGGCGGGCAGGGAGTCAACACCACAGACTCTGCGGTCCGGCTCACGCATTTGCCCACGGGCCTGGTGGTGACATGCCAGGATGAGCGTTCCCAAATCAAGAACAAGGCCAAGGCAATGCGTGTAATGCGGAGCCGTTTGTTGGACCGTATGCAGCGCGAACAGGAAAAGGATATTTCCCAGCAGCGGCGCAAGTTTGTGGGAAGCGGAGACCGCAGCGAAAAGATCCGCACCTACAATTACCCTGAGCGACGCGTGACCGATCACCGCATCGGCCTGACCGTGCATCGTTTGGAAGAGGTACTTGAGGGCGACTTGGATGAATTCTTGGCGGGGCTGCAAGAGCGTTACCGCGAGGCCCGGCTGGCTGAGGAAGCGCAGAAACAATCGTGA
- a CDS encoding type B 50S ribosomal protein L31: MKDGIHPKGGPVVFHDVSCGEKFMIWSTVKADKKIKWEDGKEYPLIDVDISSASHPFYTGQDHMIDTAGRVERFRKREQAARSKQKKLKPQKEAVAEASPAPETEAPKEEQG, encoded by the coding sequence ATGAAAGACGGTATCCATCCCAAAGGCGGCCCCGTGGTCTTCCACGACGTTTCCTGCGGTGAGAAGTTTATGATTTGGTCCACAGTAAAGGCGGACAAGAAGATTAAGTGGGAAGACGGCAAGGAGTATCCGCTCATCGATGTGGATATTTCCAGCGCCTCGCACCCTTTCTATACCGGACAGGATCACATGATTGACACTGCCGGTCGTGTGGAACGTTTCCGTAAGCGCGAACAGGCTGCTCGTTCCAAGCAGAAAAAGCTTAAGCCTCAGAAGGAGGCGGTCGCGGAAGCTTCCCCGGCTCCGGAAACCGAGGCTCCGAAAGAAGAGCAGGGTTGA
- the rho gene encoding transcription termination factor Rho, which produces MPETKPNGTKKQNNSNTVELSRLKEMRVSQLSDMARSLGITGMSGLKKQDLIFQILQAQAEREGMMYGSGVLEILSDGFGFLRSPNYNYLPSPDDIYVSPSQIRKFDLNTGDTVSGQIRPPKEGERYFALLKVEGVNFENPEEVKNRTLFDNLTPLYPQERLVLETAKEKISPRIVDLLTPIGKGQRGLIVAPPYSGKTVLLQEVANSMIANYPDLVLIVLLIDERPEEVTDMQRSVKAEVISSTFDEPAERHVQVAEIVLEKAKRLVEYGKDVVILLDSITRLARAYNTTAPHSGKILSGGVDSSALHKPKRFFGAARNIEEGGSLTIVATALVDTGSRMDEVIFEEFKGTGNMELQLDRNLFQRRIYPAIDIKRSNTRREDLLLHPDELQRVWALRKVLNEVSSVEAMELLKNKLGKSATNAEFLMSLNVKEAEL; this is translated from the coding sequence ATGCCGGAAACAAAACCAAACGGAACGAAGAAACAAAACAACTCGAACACCGTGGAGCTTTCCAGGTTGAAAGAGATGCGGGTGTCGCAGCTCAGTGACATGGCGCGGAGTTTGGGTATTACGGGTATGAGCGGTTTGAAGAAACAGGATCTGATCTTCCAGATTTTGCAGGCTCAGGCCGAGCGGGAAGGCATGATGTATGGTTCAGGAGTCCTGGAGATCCTAAGCGACGGCTTTGGTTTTCTGAGATCACCTAACTACAATTATCTTCCTTCCCCGGATGATATCTACGTATCTCCATCCCAGATCCGCAAGTTTGATCTGAATACCGGAGACACGGTGAGCGGGCAGATCCGGCCTCCCAAGGAAGGGGAACGCTATTTTGCTCTGCTCAAAGTCGAAGGCGTGAACTTTGAAAATCCCGAAGAAGTCAAGAACCGGACCCTCTTCGATAACCTGACACCGCTTTATCCGCAAGAGAGACTGGTCCTGGAGACTGCCAAGGAAAAGATCTCTCCGAGGATCGTGGATCTCTTGACGCCGATCGGCAAGGGGCAGAGAGGGCTCATCGTGGCGCCCCCTTACAGCGGCAAGACGGTGCTTCTTCAGGAAGTGGCGAACTCGATGATCGCAAACTATCCGGATCTGGTGTTGATCGTGCTCTTGATCGACGAGCGTCCTGAGGAAGTGACGGATATGCAGCGTTCGGTTAAGGCCGAGGTCATCAGTTCCACCTTTGATGAACCGGCCGAGCGCCATGTGCAAGTGGCGGAAATTGTGCTCGAAAAGGCCAAGCGTCTGGTCGAGTACGGAAAAGACGTGGTTATCCTCCTGGATAGTATTACGCGTTTGGCGCGCGCCTATAACACCACCGCTCCGCACAGCGGCAAGATTCTGTCTGGCGGTGTGGATTCCAGCGCGCTCCACAAACCCAAGCGTTTCTTCGGTGCGGCACGTAACATCGAAGAGGGGGGGAGCTTGACTATCGTGGCCACGGCATTGGTCGATACGGGCAGCCGTATGGATGAAGTCATTTTTGAAGAATTCAAGGGAACGGGCAATATGGAGCTGCAGCTGGATCGCAACCTTTTCCAGCGCCGTATTTACCCGGCCATTGATATCAAACGTTCCAACACGCGGCGAGAAGACTTGCTCTTGCACCCGGATGAGCTGCAGCGTGTGTGGGCCTTGCGCAAGGTCCTCAACGAGGTTTCGAGCGTGGAGGCAATGGAACTGCTTAAAAACAAACTGGGGAAGTCTGCAACGAATGCAGAGTTTCTCATGAGCTTGAATGTGAAGGAGGCTGAGTTATGA